In the Vogesella sp. XCS3 genome, GCGCTGATCTGCCAGCTGTTCAACCTCAGCCCGAAAAGTGTCTGCAGCATCTCGGCAGAAGAGAACTACGGCCTACCCGGCTTGCTAGAAAAACTGGTCTTAGCCCTGCCCGCACAAAAAAAGTGGGCCATGGCCCGTGAAGCGAAAGCAGAATGGGTCAGTGCGGCGACGAAACAAGAAGCGCAAGACGGGTTGTGGTCAGTCGTGGTCGGCACGGTCAAGGAGGTGGCCAAAGAAGCCTGCGACTACGTGGTAGACCGCATCACCACCTTGGCCAGCCGTGTGTTTGGCTGGCTGTGGTAAGCCAAGCGAAGGAACGACGATGAAGATCCTGAGAATCCGCGACGTGATGGCCATGATCGGCTTGGCTAGATCGACCATCTACAAGTACATCGCAGAGGGCCACTTCCCCAAGCAGATCCGTCTGGGTCGAAGGGCCGTGGGGTGGCTGCTATCTGACATCGAACGTTGGCTGCGAATGAAAGTGGCAGAGCGGTGATGTGCAAGCACCATGTCCCATCCGCTTCAAGGCGGGTGGGGCGTGGTATTTCTTTGCTATTGGTAGGCTGATTTAGAGCTGTCTGCTGCTCGGCCATAGCAGTCAATCCACAATAAAAGCAATACAGGCTGCTTTGTGATGGAAAGCAGGCATGTAGGTGGAGCTCTGATGGTCTCGAAAATCCAGACCTGACACAACGCTTGTGACAAGCCGGCCGCTCTACCAAGTCTTGATAAAGGTCATTCTCATGGCATCGCTTCTTCCATAAAAATGCCTCCATTCCCTATCGTTTCATTTCCGCTGCCATGCGTTATATATCAGATTATATATCGATCCATTACATGAACCATGGCAACGATCTACCTAGACAAGGAACATACAAAATGAACTGTTCAACGTACCTAGCAGCTGGCTTACTGTGTTTTTCCGGCATGGCTCAAGCTGATGTCACACTGTTCGCCGCCGGTAGCCTTCGGGGCGCCATGACAGAAATATCGACAGCCTTTACCGATCAAACAGGTATCGTCGTCAAAGGGGAGTATGGTCCTTCGGGCCTGCTGCGAGCCAGGATTGAAAAAGGCGAGCAAGTGGACCTTTTTACCTCGGCAGATATGAATCACCCGCGTAAGTTGGTCGAATCGGGGAAGACTCCCAACGTGGTACGCTTTGTCGGTAACCGCTTGTGTGCAATGGCAAAACCAGAGGTTGGGCTGACATCCGGAAACTTGTTGGATAAGGCGCTTTCACCTGAGATCAAGCTTGGCACTTCTACTCCAATTGCAGATCCTTCCGGGGATTACACTTGGAAAGTCTTTGACAAGGCCGAAGCACTCAGTGCTGGAGCTGGAAAGGCTTTGAAAGCCAAGGCATTGCAACTTGTTGGTGGCCCACAATCGGAAGCCATTCCTGCGGGGCGGAGTGCTGTTCCGTACATGTTCGCCACAGGGAAAGCCGATATGTTTCTTGCTTATTGCACGACAGGCCAGGCGGCCAGCAAGGAAGGCGTAAAACTGGATGTCGTGAATCTACCCCCTGCATTGGCGCAGAGTGCGGATTACGGTATGGCCGTTATCGGGAAAGATGCAGCAACGGCCCAGCTCGCCCTGTTCATTCTGTCAGAACAAGGACAGGTCATTCTTGCAAAGTGGGGGTTCGAGACACCAGGTAATCGCTGAGCAGCCGCTCTAGACATGCTTTCGATTGATAGCTGCCAACACCGGTGTTGGCAGCTATCAACCATGAATGCAGAACGTGATACCGAAGCAATGAATACTGGCTTCAGCTAAATCCTGCTGTTTTGAAAGTAACTTAAGCTGGTACAGCGATTACCACGCTCGATGCCTTGAAAATGGCCGAGGCAGTTTTACCAGCGGCTAACTCTAGGCTATTGCAGCTGTCATTGGTCACAATAGCTGCGACACTTCCGCCACCAGGCAAATCAATAACAATCTCCGTATTGACGGCACCTGGCTGTACCCGAGCGATAACGCCGCTCAATTTGTTGCGGGCGGAAAAGCGTGCACCTTCCTCGTCGGTAACGACGATAATGGAAGAAGACTTGATCAGCGCGAAAGCCTCCGCACCCGGTTTCAGCCCCAGACTCTCGGTGCTTTCATGCGTAACAATGGCGACGATGGCTTGGCCACTGGCAGTTTGAAGTTCGATCTCATCATTCACCGCGCCAACTTTGACCGAAGTCACTTTGCCGAGGAACTGATTACGTGCACTGGTTTTCATTGCCATTCTCCTGATTAACAAGTAGTCATCGGCCAGGCCCTCTGCCTGCTGCGCCAACTGACTAACAAAAGTTTGATGTTCACGCAGGATGGACTGGAAGTTCGCCACCAATTGCACTCCGCGTTGTGTCAGCCGAGTTCCTCCCCCGCCCTTGCCGCCGGTGAGCCTTTCCACCAATGGCTCACCAGCCAGGTTGTTCATCGTGTCGATGGCATCCCAGGCGGTTTTGTAGCTCATCCGTGCCGCCTTGGCGGCCTGTGTAATGGAGCCGCACTCGGCAATTTTGGCTAGCAGGGTTATCCGGTCGGTACCGCCGAAATTCTGACCATCAACGGTCATCCATAGCGAGCCCTGCAATTGGATTGACTTATCAGTAGCGTCCATACTTTCGCCTCTGCGCGTGGTCAATTCGGGAAGCATATCAGGAAATGGTCACAGTGCTGGCACCCCGGAGGGCGTAGTGCAACTAGGCCTTTTGACTTACCTAGCTCGGAGAACAGGAAACGCTTCCACTTCAAGTTGGCCGCATTACCTTGATACAACGGCAAGAAACACGTGGCCAGCAACTCATCCACCTCCTCCCGGCCACTCAGCCCCATGTCTTGCCACAAGTGGCGATTACCAAAGCTTGCGGCAGCAATGACTCGCGCCAACCATTCTCCGAGCTTGCTATCAGTTGACACGGAGCGTTGGGTGCAGAGCATATTGACCAGGTCAGTAAAATCGACCGGTGTGGTCAGCAGAAAATGAGCGTACTGCGTATCCGGCAGCGGCTCAAGGCCGCTTGCCAGCTCGGGAAATATCTCGGCAAGCATGCCAAGCAGCTGTTCCTGGGATAGTCCCAGCGTCCAGGTAAACAGCGGCAGATTACCGTCTTGAGCACCACGCAACACGGCTGCCAGACTGCGCCGCAACAGCTGTGCGATGCGATCTTCTGGCACAGGGTAATTACTTAGCGAATGGATGTGTCTTTGCATGCAGGAGCCTCGCAGGCTTTCTGGAGACAAGACGCCTGTACCTGGTGATCCAGCTCGCCGTCACGCAGCTCGACAATATGGTCACCAAAGGTTTGTACGTCCTGCGGATCATGGGTAATCAGCACCATGGGGATTTGCAGCAACTGCTGTAAGTCACTTAGCTCCCGGCGCATGGTGTCGCGTAGTGAGGGATCGAGTGCCGCGAATGGTTCATCCAGTAGCAGCGCCTGTGGTTCGGCAACAATTGCTCTGGCCAAGGCGACACGCTGCCGCTGTCCACCGGACAGGTCATCCGGCAACTGGTGCGCCATTGCCTCAAGGCCAAAGGTGCGAATCCAGTACTCCACCTTGTCATGCCGCTCCCGCACTCGCGGATTAAACCAGCGGTGACTCAGACCGAATGCAATGTTCTGACGCACGTTGAGGTGGGGGAAGAGCGCGTAGTCCTGGAACAGGTAGCCAACCCGACGCGCTTGCGGCACCAGGTCCACACCGGCCTCACGGTCAAAAACTGTGTGGCCATTGAGCCGGATATGGCCACGTTCCGGTGTGAGTAGCCCGGCAATAGCCTTCAAGGTCAGGCTCTTCCCGGCACCGGACGGTCCATAAATCACGTTGCGCTGGCGGCTAGACTGTAGCTGCACGTTCAGTGTGAAACTACGTTTGCCAGCACGTAAGGTTTTGTAGATATCGATATCAAGCTGCATTGTCTGCCTCACTCAACGCCGAACAATGCGCCCAGGCGCAAGATAGCCCGCAGTCAATAGTACTGCTATGCAAACGGCAGAGATGATGTACACAAGCATGTTGGCCAGATCATCTTGCCCGGCCTGCACCGCTTCGTAGACTGCTACGGACAGGGTTTGCGTCTTGCCAGGAATACTGCCGGCCACCATGAGCGTGGCGCCAAACTCGCCCAGCGCCCTGGCAAAGGCGAGCAGTACCCCGGCCAGGATGCCACGCCATGCCAATGGCAGAGTCACCCGAAAAAAGACGGCGATATTGCTGATCCCCAGTACCTTAGCGGCTTGCTCCAGCTGTCCATCCACAGACTCGAAAGCCGCCCGTGCCGGCTTGAACACCAAGGGAAAGGCAACCGTCGAAGCGGCGATGACAGCGCCTTGCCAAGTGAAGATCAGGTTAATGCCGAACACATCGAGCAACCATGCGCCAAAAGGGCTGCGTCGCCCCAGCAGAACCAGCAGGTAGTACCCCAGTACGGTAGGAGGAAGCACCATGGGCAAGGTCAGCAGGGTATCCAGCACATTACGCCCGGGGAACTTGCCCCTGGCCAAGACAAACCCTGCCGCCACACCCAGTACAGTTGTGGCGGCAGTGGCCAGCCCGGCCACTTTCAACGACAAGGCCAAGGCGACCCATACCGATTCCATGCGTGGGCTACTCTCTAAGTCAGGGCTTCAAGAAACCGTACTTGCCAAGAATGGTCTGCCCGGCAGGAGACAGTACATAGTCGATGAAGCTCTTGGCTTCCTTGGCATTGCTGCTGGTGCTCGCCGCGATCGGGTAACTGATCACCTCGTTGAGCGGTACGGTAAAAGCCACTTTCACCTTGTCCGGCATCACCGCCGCGTCGGTAGCGTACACGAAGCCAGCCTCGACCTCGCCACGTGCTACGTAGTCCAGAGACTGACGCACGTTCTGGGTATTGATGGCCTTGGCACTGATTGCCGGCCAGAGTTTGGCTGCCTCCAGAGCCGCTTGTGTATAGCGGCCAACCGGAACACTGGCAGGGTTGCCAATGGCGACCTTGACCACACCTGACTGGGTCAGATCCTTGAGGCTCTTGATGGCCAGCTTGCTGTCAGACGGCACAGTCAGCACCAAGGAGTTGCGCACAAAGTCATGCCGACTGTTTGCAACGATCAAGCCCTGTTTAACGGCTTGGTCCATTGTTTCCTGATCTGCCGAGGCAAAGACATCCACCGGTGCCCCCTTGGCCATCTGCTGAAGCAGGGCACCCGAGGCACCAAAGTTCAAAAGAATCTTGGTGCCGGGATGCTGCGCCTCGAATGACTGCGCTACATCCTTGAAGGCATTAGTCAGGCTTGCTGCAGCCGAAACGGTGACATCGCCTGCGGCAGCAAAGTGGCTGACCATCAGTAGTGCTGCACTTGCGATTACTTTTAAAGTGGACTTCATGACATCTCCTTGGTGGTCAACTTTCATCGCAATATAACCAGATATATAACGCTGCTCAATACTCCTTACGGCCTAGTGCATGCACGGGACAGCGAGTTCTTGGCATTCAGCGTGGCCAGCTCAGCCACGGCAGATACGCTGGAGGAGATGCCATCAGCCTGCAGTCGCAGGCAGTCTAGCGAGGCTTCAAATGCCACCACCAATCGGGGCGTGGCATGTCCGCATTTCTGTGTAAACCGGCAGTTACTTAGCACTTTGCTGACTGGCCGCTTTGGCCGAACTCAAGCTCTTCCCGCCATGCAGTTCATGACAGCCAATACTCAGATTCCTTCTAACAGAAAAGGAGTCTGACATGGACACTGCGCAAAAACGTGAAGCCTGGAACAAGGGCAAGATGATTGGCCAAAAGCCACCACTCAAGCCAAAAGATATCTGGGCTATCCGGATCCATCTGCAGAACAAGCATGCAGTACGTGACCTAGCAATGTTCAACTTGGCCATCGATAGCAAACTTCGTGGATGTGATCTTGTAAGTTTACGGGTACGTGATGTGACACATGGAACCCAGATTCTGCCCCGTGCGATTGTCATTCAACGCAAGACTCAACGGCCGGTGCAGTTTGAACTGACAGAGCCAACAAGACTGGCGGTGTATGCATGGCTAGAGAAAGCACACTTGCGAAGCGATCAGTATCTGTTTCCTAGTCGGTTAGCAGACTCTCCACACCTATCGACTCGCCAATATGCACGGATTGTGCATAGGTGGGTCTCGACAGCAGGTCTGGACTCATCCATCTATGGCACACACTCATTACGTCGGACCAAGGCAACACTGATCTACAAAAAGACCAAAAATCTGCGTGCTGTACAAATCTTACTTGGTCACACCAAGCTGGAGAGCACCGTTCGGTATCTGGGTATCGAGGTCGATGATGCTTTGGAAATTTCAGAGCAGATTGAAATCTAGTTAACCACAAGGAAGTTGGCAGCGAACGGTCGCTGCCAACAGTACCCTAATCGGCCAAAGCGGAAGTCCACATGGCAAAGCTCGGATGGCTTCTTTCGTGAGGCAACCCGGCGAAGTATCTAGGAAAGCAGGGCGATTCATACCTTAGATATGCTTCTTTCCGTACCCCTTGCATTTGGCAATTGTGCCCTTATGTCATGTAAAAGAAAGCATTCAGGGGATGCAATGACCGACGAAAAAATCAGACCCAACATCCAGCAACGAATCACTACTGCCCAATGGGTTCTTGAGCGTCACTTGGCGTGGATTGCAGCAGCCGAGATCAAAGTCAGTGTGATTGTGACGATAGATACTGCGCTATTGGGCGGGCTTGCCGCCGCCTTTGGTACGTCAGAAAGTGTCGCGAGAACCGCTTGGGCTTATCATTTCATACTTACTGCTTCTGGAGCTGTGGTGCTTGGATTGCTCTGTGCTGCCATGGCAGTTCTCCCTAGAACCAATGGTCCAAAGAACTCGCTACTCTTTTTTGGCCCAATCGCAGCTCAAAACGTGACGAGCTACTGCGCAGAGTTTAAGGATGCAACCGACGAACAGCTACTTACAGACTGGACTGAGCAGATTCACCGGAACGCACAGATAGCGCGAGACAAGTATGTATGGGTGAGAAGAAGTATGGTCTGGTCGTTCT is a window encoding:
- a CDS encoding TOBE domain-containing protein; protein product: MDATDKSIQLQGSLWMTVDGQNFGGTDRITLLAKIAECGSITQAAKAARMSYKTAWDAIDTMNNLAGEPLVERLTGGKGGGGTRLTQRGVQLVANFQSILREHQTFVSQLAQQAEGLADDYLLIRRMAMKTSARNQFLGKVTSVKVGAVNDEIELQTASGQAIVAIVTHESTESLGLKPGAEAFALIKSSSIIVVTDEEGARFSARNKLSGVIARVQPGAVNTEIVIDLPGGGSVAAIVTNDSCNSLELAAGKTASAIFKASSVVIAVPA
- the modB gene encoding molybdate ABC transporter permease subunit, which gives rise to MESVWVALALSLKVAGLATAATTVLGVAAGFVLARGKFPGRNVLDTLLTLPMVLPPTVLGYYLLVLLGRRSPFGAWLLDVFGINLIFTWQGAVIAASTVAFPLVFKPARAAFESVDGQLEQAAKVLGISNIAVFFRVTLPLAWRGILAGVLLAFARALGEFGATLMVAGSIPGKTQTLSVAVYEAVQAGQDDLANMLVYIISAVCIAVLLTAGYLAPGRIVRR
- a CDS encoding nitrogen fixation protein NifQ, with amino-acid sequence MQRHIHSLSNYPVPEDRIAQLLRRSLAAVLRGAQDGNLPLFTWTLGLSQEQLLGMLAEIFPELASGLEPLPDTQYAHFLLTTPVDFTDLVNMLCTQRSVSTDSKLGEWLARVIAAASFGNRHLWQDMGLSGREEVDELLATCFLPLYQGNAANLKWKRFLFSELGKSKGLVALRPPGCQHCDHFLICFPN
- a CDS encoding Pycsar system effector family protein, which gives rise to MTDEKIRPNIQQRITTAQWVLERHLAWIAAAEIKVSVIVTIDTALLGGLAAAFGTSESVARTAWAYHFILTASGAVVLGLLCAAMAVLPRTNGPKNSLLFFGPIAAQNVTSYCAEFKDATDEQLLTDWTEQIHRNAQIARDKYVWVRRSMVWSFFAVVPWIAAIGLLVKF
- a CDS encoding AlpA family transcriptional regulator, translated to MKILRIRDVMAMIGLARSTIYKYIAEGHFPKQIRLGRRAVGWLLSDIERWLRMKVAER
- a CDS encoding ABC transporter ATP-binding protein, encoding MQLDIDIYKTLRAGKRSFTLNVQLQSSRQRNVIYGPSGAGKSLTLKAIAGLLTPERGHIRLNGHTVFDREAGVDLVPQARRVGYLFQDYALFPHLNVRQNIAFGLSHRWFNPRVRERHDKVEYWIRTFGLEAMAHQLPDDLSGGQRQRVALARAIVAEPQALLLDEPFAALDPSLRDTMRRELSDLQQLLQIPMVLITHDPQDVQTFGDHIVELRDGELDHQVQASCLQKACEAPACKDTSIR
- a CDS encoding tyrosine-type recombinase/integrase, whose protein sequence is MDTAQKREAWNKGKMIGQKPPLKPKDIWAIRIHLQNKHAVRDLAMFNLAIDSKLRGCDLVSLRVRDVTHGTQILPRAIVIQRKTQRPVQFELTEPTRLAVYAWLEKAHLRSDQYLFPSRLADSPHLSTRQYARIVHRWVSTAGLDSSIYGTHSLRRTKATLIYKKTKNLRAVQILLGHTKLESTVRYLGIEVDDALEISEQIEI
- the modA gene encoding molybdate ABC transporter substrate-binding protein, which encodes MKSTLKVIASAALLMVSHFAAAGDVTVSAAASLTNAFKDVAQSFEAQHPGTKILLNFGASGALLQQMAKGAPVDVFASADQETMDQAVKQGLIVANSRHDFVRNSLVLTVPSDSKLAIKSLKDLTQSGVVKVAIGNPASVPVGRYTQAALEAAKLWPAISAKAINTQNVRQSLDYVARGEVEAGFVYATDAAVMPDKVKVAFTVPLNEVISYPIAASTSSNAKEAKSFIDYVLSPAGQTILGKYGFLKP
- a CDS encoding molybdate ABC transporter substrate-binding protein, which encodes MNCSTYLAAGLLCFSGMAQADVTLFAAGSLRGAMTEISTAFTDQTGIVVKGEYGPSGLLRARIEKGEQVDLFTSADMNHPRKLVESGKTPNVVRFVGNRLCAMAKPEVGLTSGNLLDKALSPEIKLGTSTPIADPSGDYTWKVFDKAEALSAGAGKALKAKALQLVGGPQSEAIPAGRSAVPYMFATGKADMFLAYCTTGQAASKEGVKLDVVNLPPALAQSADYGMAVIGKDAATAQLALFILSEQGQVILAKWGFETPGNR